A region of Plantactinospora sp. BC1 DNA encodes the following proteins:
- a CDS encoding septum formation family protein, whose product MRRWTSALALAGAVLLGVAGCAPPGGTDGDLTNDWAPVGEPAVFTPAAETCHSADFSETVYLSSYLPVECTSNHRLETVHVGTFAGAAGEAEKPPAPGSAGFTTAYAECDSRARGFLGADWRTGRLWLGVAVPSPKGWSAGARWFRCDLTELSNVEEDGDAVSRTASLKGALREAGPLRLGCYATTLTRTETIDRMPPVECSARHNTEFAGVWRAPATLKYPTAERDWQPFYDGCYTIAARFVGVSQSTVRFRTGVVTLPGGRDDWTSGNRGVRCYLWVSDGKFTRSLKGAGANGLPIRTG is encoded by the coding sequence ATGCGCCGTTGGACGAGCGCCCTGGCGCTGGCCGGGGCGGTGCTGCTCGGCGTCGCCGGCTGTGCGCCTCCGGGTGGCACCGACGGCGACCTCACCAACGACTGGGCGCCGGTCGGCGAGCCGGCGGTCTTCACCCCGGCGGCCGAGACCTGCCACTCGGCGGACTTCTCCGAGACGGTCTACCTCTCCTCGTACCTGCCGGTGGAGTGCACCAGCAACCACCGGCTGGAGACCGTGCACGTGGGCACCTTCGCCGGGGCGGCGGGCGAGGCGGAGAAGCCGCCGGCACCGGGCTCGGCCGGCTTCACCACCGCGTACGCCGAGTGCGACAGCCGGGCGCGCGGATTCCTCGGCGCGGACTGGCGTACCGGGCGGCTCTGGCTCGGTGTGGCGGTGCCCTCCCCGAAGGGCTGGTCGGCCGGGGCCCGGTGGTTCCGCTGTGACCTGACCGAACTGTCCAACGTCGAGGAGGACGGCGACGCGGTGAGCCGGACGGCGAGCCTGAAGGGCGCGCTGCGCGAGGCCGGACCGCTCCGGTTGGGCTGCTACGCCACCACCCTGACCCGGACCGAGACGATCGACCGGATGCCCCCGGTGGAGTGCTCGGCCCGGCACAACACCGAGTTCGCCGGGGTGTGGCGGGCACCGGCGACGTTGAAATACCCGACGGCGGAGCGGGACTGGCAGCCCTTCTACGACGGCTGCTACACCATCGCGGCCCGGTTCGTCGGGGTGTCGCAGAGCACGGTCCGGTTCCGTACCGGGGTGGTGACGCTGCCCGGCGGGCGGGACGACTGGACGTCGGGCAACCGTGGGGTCCGGTGCTACCTGTGGGTCTCCGACGGCAAGTTCACCCGCTCGCTGAAGGGTGCCGGCGCGAACGGGCTGCCGATCCGGACCGGTTGA
- a CDS encoding L-aspartate oxidase — translation MQFPTVDLPVVPRLLAAPAPGWVETTDVVVIGSGIAGLTAALHLREAGLHVTVVTKVNIDDGSTRWAQGGIAAVLDPLDTPAAHASDTELAGVGLCDPAAVRVLVEEGPTRLRELIRAGAEFDRNPDGSLMLTREGGHRADRIVHAGGDATGAEVQRALHAAVGRDPWIRLVEHALVLDLLRAPDGGWAGPGRACGITLHVLGEGSEDGVGAILARAVVLATGGMGQVFAATTNPVVSTGDGVALAMRAGAAVTDLEFVQFHPTALMAPAAAGVDGVTPARSAQQPLVSEALRGEGAHLVDADGKRFMVGQHELAELAPRDVVAKGIHRVLLATGADHVFLDARHLGAEFLARRFPTIVASCRSAGIDPAEQPIPVAPAAHYASGGVRTDLHGRTSIPGLYACGEVACTGVHGANRLASNSLLEGLVFARRITQDIARDLPAQAEPASTGAWRGGEGATVDPAVRASLARAMTRGAGVLRSADSLRATAAELVTLGATRGAPRTASWEATNLLTVAAALVGAAYARQETRGCHWREDFSQARDDWLGHLVGSIGPAGELRQDWEALC, via the coding sequence ATGCAGTTTCCGACCGTCGACCTGCCGGTGGTACCCCGGCTGCTGGCCGCGCCGGCACCCGGCTGGGTGGAGACCACCGACGTGGTCGTGATCGGGTCGGGCATCGCCGGGCTCACCGCCGCACTACACCTGCGCGAGGCGGGACTGCACGTGACCGTGGTGACGAAGGTCAACATCGACGACGGCTCGACCCGGTGGGCGCAGGGCGGCATCGCAGCCGTACTCGATCCGCTGGACACCCCGGCCGCGCACGCCTCGGACACCGAGCTGGCCGGGGTCGGGCTCTGCGACCCGGCGGCGGTCCGGGTGCTGGTGGAGGAGGGGCCGACCCGGCTGCGGGAGCTGATCCGGGCCGGGGCCGAGTTCGACCGCAACCCGGACGGTTCGCTGATGCTGACCCGGGAGGGCGGGCACCGGGCCGACCGGATCGTGCACGCCGGCGGGGACGCGACCGGGGCCGAGGTGCAGCGGGCGCTGCACGCCGCGGTCGGCCGCGACCCCTGGATCCGGCTGGTCGAGCACGCCCTCGTCCTCGACCTGCTCCGGGCCCCGGACGGCGGCTGGGCCGGGCCGGGGCGGGCCTGCGGGATCACCCTGCACGTGCTCGGCGAGGGCAGCGAGGACGGCGTCGGCGCGATCCTGGCCCGGGCGGTGGTGCTGGCCACCGGCGGGATGGGGCAGGTCTTCGCCGCCACCACGAACCCGGTGGTCTCCACCGGCGACGGCGTCGCCCTGGCGATGCGGGCCGGTGCCGCCGTGACCGACCTGGAGTTCGTCCAGTTCCATCCGACCGCGCTGATGGCGCCGGCCGCGGCCGGGGTCGACGGCGTCACCCCGGCCCGCTCCGCCCAGCAGCCGCTGGTCTCCGAGGCGCTGCGCGGCGAGGGCGCGCACCTGGTCGACGCGGACGGCAAGCGGTTCATGGTCGGCCAGCACGAGTTGGCCGAGCTGGCCCCCCGGGACGTTGTGGCCAAGGGCATCCACCGGGTACTCCTGGCCACCGGCGCCGACCACGTCTTCCTGGACGCCCGACACCTCGGCGCGGAGTTCCTGGCCCGGCGCTTCCCCACCATCGTCGCCTCCTGCCGTTCGGCCGGGATCGACCCGGCGGAGCAGCCGATCCCCGTCGCCCCGGCCGCGCACTACGCCTCCGGCGGGGTACGCACCGACCTGCACGGCCGCACCTCCATCCCGGGCCTGTACGCCTGTGGCGAGGTCGCCTGCACCGGCGTGCACGGCGCGAACCGGCTGGCCAGCAACTCGCTGCTGGAGGGGCTGGTCTTCGCCCGGCGGATCACCCAGGACATCGCCCGGGACCTGCCGGCACAGGCCGAGCCGGCGTCGACCGGGGCGTGGCGGGGCGGCGAGGGCGCGACGGTCGACCCGGCGGTGCGGGCGAGCCTGGCCCGGGCGATGACCCGGGGTGCCGGGGTGCTCCGCTCCGCCGACTCGCTCCGGGCGACCGCCGCCGAGCTGGTCACCCTCGGGGCGACCCGGGGTGCGCCGCGTACCGCGAGCTGGGAGGCGACCAACCTGCTCACGGTGGCCGCCGCGCTGGTCGGTGCGGCGTACGCCCGGCAGGAGACCCGGGGCTGCCATTGGCGTGAGGACTTCTCACAGGCACGCGATGATTGGCTCGGACACCTGGTCGGGTCGATCGGTCCGGCGGGCGAACTGCGACAGGACTGGGAGGCACTGTGCTGA
- the nadC gene encoding carboxylating nicotinate-nucleotide diphosphorylase yields the protein MTDPTTRALRDAGLDPAEVERVVQAALDEDLGPERLDVTSVATIPAEQVDTAEVVARAGGVVAGLAVAAAVFELAGGPDVRVLPVVADGAEVAVGDVLARVTGPTRGLLTAERTALNLLCRMSGVATHTRAWVEALGGSKATVLDTRKTTPGLRALEKYAVRAGGGANKRLGLYDVAMIKDNHKLAAGGIAPAYRRVREAFPAVPIQVEVTTVAEALEAVEAGADFLLCDNMSPALLAEVVTAVGDRAELEATGGLTLATAAEYSATGVDYLSVGALTHSSPILDIALDLRSRAA from the coding sequence CTGACGGACCCGACCACGCGGGCGCTGCGGGACGCCGGGCTCGACCCGGCGGAGGTGGAACGCGTCGTCCAGGCGGCGCTCGACGAGGACCTGGGGCCGGAGCGGCTGGACGTGACCAGTGTGGCGACCATCCCGGCCGAGCAGGTCGACACCGCCGAGGTGGTGGCCCGGGCCGGTGGCGTGGTGGCCGGGCTGGCCGTGGCGGCGGCCGTCTTCGAGCTGGCCGGCGGCCCGGACGTACGGGTGCTGCCGGTGGTCGCCGACGGTGCCGAGGTCGCCGTGGGGGACGTACTGGCCAGGGTGACCGGGCCGACCCGGGGGCTGCTCACCGCCGAGCGGACCGCGCTGAACCTGCTCTGCCGGATGTCCGGGGTGGCGACGCACACCAGGGCCTGGGTCGAGGCGCTGGGCGGCAGCAAGGCGACCGTGCTGGACACCCGGAAGACCACGCCGGGGCTGCGCGCGCTGGAGAAGTACGCGGTACGGGCCGGTGGCGGCGCCAACAAGCGCCTCGGGCTCTACGACGTGGCGATGATCAAGGACAACCACAAGCTGGCGGCCGGCGGCATCGCACCGGCGTACCGGCGGGTCCGGGAGGCGTTCCCGGCGGTGCCGATCCAGGTCGAGGTGACGACGGTGGCCGAGGCGCTGGAGGCGGTGGAGGCGGGTGCCGACTTCCTGCTCTGCGACAACATGTCCCCGGCGCTGCTGGCCGAGGTGGTGACGGCGGTCGGCGACCGGGCCGAGCTGGAGGCGACCGGCGGGCTGACCCTGGCCACCGCCGCCGAATACTCGGCGACCGGTGTCGACTACCTCTCGGTTGGGGCGCTGACCCACTCCTCCCCTATCTTGGACATCGCACTGGACCTCCGCTCGCGCGCCGCGTAG
- a CDS encoding type III pantothenate kinase, translating to MLLCIDIGNTNTVLATFEGEKLVHSWRIKTDARSTADELGLKLRGLLAGDAVEITGVAACSTVPAALRSLRTMLARYYGDIPNVIVEPGVKTGVQLAIDNPKEVGADRVVNTLAAHTLYGGPSIVVDFGTTTNFDVISGRGEFLGGAFAPGIEISFDALAARAAQLRKVEPAVPRSVIGKNTVECLQAGMYFGFAGQVDRIVERMIGELGEVRAVIATGGLASLVIGECRTITHHEPMITLIGLRMVYDRNR from the coding sequence ATGCTGCTCTGCATCGACATCGGCAACACCAACACCGTGCTGGCGACCTTCGAGGGCGAGAAGCTGGTGCACTCCTGGCGGATCAAGACCGATGCCCGGTCCACCGCCGACGAGCTGGGTCTGAAGCTGCGCGGCCTGCTGGCCGGTGACGCGGTGGAGATCACCGGGGTGGCCGCCTGCTCGACGGTGCCGGCGGCGCTGCGCTCGCTGCGTACGATGCTGGCCCGCTACTACGGCGACATCCCGAACGTGATCGTGGAGCCGGGGGTGAAGACCGGGGTGCAGTTGGCGATCGACAACCCGAAGGAGGTCGGCGCCGACCGGGTGGTGAACACGCTGGCGGCGCACACCCTCTACGGCGGACCGTCGATCGTGGTCGACTTCGGCACCACCACGAACTTCGACGTGATCAGCGGGCGGGGGGAGTTCCTCGGCGGGGCGTTCGCGCCCGGGATCGAGATCTCCTTCGACGCGCTGGCCGCCCGGGCGGCCCAGTTGCGCAAGGTCGAGCCGGCGGTGCCCCGTTCGGTGATCGGCAAGAACACCGTGGAGTGCCTCCAGGCCGGAATGTACTTCGGCTTCGCCGGCCAGGTGGACCGGATCGTCGAGCGGATGATCGGTGAGCTGGGCGAGGTGCGGGCGGTGATCGCCACCGGCGGGCTGGCGTCGCTGGTGATCGGCGAGTGCCGGACGATCACCCACCACGAGCCGATGATCACGCTGATCGGGCTGCGGATGGTCTACGACCGCAACCGCTGA
- a CDS encoding class I SAM-dependent methyltransferase encodes MVDQSHALSFGAAAESYDRYRPSYPEPAVGWAVGRPAPAEVLDLGAGTGILTRVLLRLGYRVTPVEPDPGMRARLDTATPGTVARPGSAERVPLPDGSVDAIVAGQAYHWFDHPVAHAEGARLLRPGGTYAAIFNHRDESVPWVAALTAITVEVLGGRGARDDGPGIDGFGPDFEPVERNEFRHGLTLTPEALVGMISTRSHYITASPQQQREVAAKIRELTASHPDLAGRESFALPYRTLVFRARRR; translated from the coding sequence ATGGTCGACCAGTCCCACGCCCTCTCCTTCGGTGCCGCGGCCGAGAGCTACGACCGGTACCGGCCCAGCTATCCCGAGCCGGCGGTCGGCTGGGCGGTCGGCCGTCCCGCCCCGGCCGAGGTGCTGGACCTCGGCGCCGGCACCGGCATCCTCACCCGGGTACTACTGCGGCTCGGCTACCGGGTGACGCCGGTCGAGCCGGACCCGGGGATGCGGGCCCGGCTCGACACCGCCACCCCGGGGACGGTCGCCCGGCCCGGGTCGGCCGAGCGGGTGCCGCTGCCGGACGGGTCGGTCGACGCGATCGTCGCCGGGCAGGCGTACCACTGGTTCGACCATCCGGTGGCGCACGCCGAGGGGGCCCGGCTGCTCCGCCCCGGCGGGACGTACGCCGCGATCTTCAACCACCGGGACGAGTCGGTGCCCTGGGTGGCCGCGCTGACCGCGATCACCGTAGAGGTGCTCGGCGGGCGCGGCGCCCGGGACGACGGACCCGGCATCGACGGCTTCGGCCCCGACTTCGAGCCGGTCGAACGGAACGAGTTCCGGCACGGCCTGACCCTCACCCCGGAGGCCCTGGTCGGGATGATCAGCACCCGGTCGCACTACATCACCGCCAGCCCCCAGCAGCAGCGGGAGGTGGCGGCCAAGATCCGGGAGCTGACCGCCAGCCACCCGGACCTGGCCGGACGGGAGAGCTTCGCGCTGCCGTACCGGACCCTGGTCTTCCGGGCCCGCCGACGCTGA
- the lysS gene encoding lysine--tRNA ligase — MRVRREKRDRMLAEGVQPYPVGYPRTATLAEIRARYADLPTDTASGDVAAVTGRVIFVRNTGKLCFATLRDGDGTELQAMFSLDRVGQDRLDAWKRLVDLGDHVGVTGEVITSRRGELSVLADSWELTAKALRPLPVAHKPLSEEARVRQRYVDLIVRPRAREMVRTRAATLRSLRDSLHARSFIEVETPMLQPLPGGATARPFVTHSNALDTDLYLRIAPELFLKRAAVGGIDRVFEINRNFRNEGVDSSHSPEFAMLEAYEAYGDYDTMATLTRDLVQAAALAATGSHVVTHADGTEFDLGGQWRSVTLYGTLSEALGEEVTVRTGMADLLGYAEKVGLAVDPKWGPGKLAEELFEELVVPTLRQPTFVRDYPEETSPLVRAHPDQPGLTAKWDLYVLGFELATGYTELVDPVVQRERLVAQAQRSASGDDEAMRLDEDFLRAMEYGMPPLGGMGMGIDRLLMALTGLGIRETILFPMVRPE; from the coding sequence ATGCGGGTCCGCCGGGAGAAGCGGGACCGCATGCTCGCCGAGGGCGTCCAGCCGTACCCGGTGGGATATCCGCGTACCGCGACGCTCGCCGAGATCCGGGCCCGTTACGCCGATCTTCCGACCGATACGGCGAGTGGGGACGTCGCCGCCGTCACCGGCCGGGTGATCTTCGTCCGCAACACCGGGAAGCTCTGTTTCGCCACGCTGCGCGATGGCGACGGGACGGAACTCCAGGCGATGTTCTCGCTCGACCGGGTCGGGCAGGACCGGCTCGACGCCTGGAAGCGGCTGGTCGATCTCGGCGACCATGTCGGGGTGACCGGTGAGGTGATTACCAGCCGGCGCGGTGAGCTTTCCGTCCTCGCCGATTCGTGGGAGCTGACCGCGAAGGCGCTGCGGCCGCTGCCGGTGGCACACAAGCCGCTTAGCGAGGAGGCCCGGGTCCGGCAGCGTTATGTCGATCTGATCGTTCGTCCCCGGGCCCGCGAGATGGTACGCACGAGGGCGGCGACGCTGCGTAGTCTGCGCGATTCGCTGCACGCCCGGAGTTTCATCGAAGTTGAAACCCCCATGCTGCAACCGCTGCCCGGCGGGGCCACGGCCAGGCCATTCGTGACGCACAGCAATGCGTTAGACACGGATCTGTATCTGCGAATCGCCCCCGAGCTTTTTCTCAAGCGGGCGGCGGTCGGCGGCATCGACCGGGTCTTCGAGATCAACCGTAACTTCCGTAATGAGGGGGTCGACTCTTCGCACTCGCCCGAGTTCGCCATGCTGGAGGCGTACGAAGCGTACGGTGACTATGACACTATGGCGACCCTCACCCGTGACCTGGTGCAGGCGGCGGCGCTCGCTGCGACCGGGTCGCATGTGGTGACCCATGCCGACGGCACCGAGTTCGACCTCGGCGGGCAGTGGCGTTCGGTGACCCTCTACGGCACCCTTTCCGAGGCGCTCGGCGAGGAGGTGACCGTCCGCACCGGCATGGCCGACCTGCTGGGGTACGCCGAAAAGGTCGGTCTCGCGGTCGACCCCAAGTGGGGGCCGGGCAAGCTCGCCGAGGAGCTTTTCGAGGAACTGGTCGTACCCACCCTGCGGCAACCCACCTTCGTCCGGGACTACCCGGAAGAGACCAGCCCGCTGGTGCGGGCGCATCCCGACCAGCCGGGACTCACCGCCAAATGGGACCTCTACGTCCTCGGTTTCGAGCTGGCCACCGGCTACACGGAGCTGGTCGACCCGGTGGTGCAGCGGGAGCGGCTGGTGGCCCAGGCACAGCGTTCCGCCTCCGGCGACGACGAGGCGATGCGCCTCGACGAGGACTTCCTGCGGGCCATGGAGTACGGAATGCCGCCGCTCGGGGGCATGGGAATGGGAATCGACCGGCTGCTGATGGCCCTCACCGGCCTCGGAATTCGGGAAACCATCCTCTTCCCGATGGTCCGCCCGGAGTAG
- a CDS encoding Lsr2 family protein: protein MAKQIIHKLVDDLDGGDADETVKFSLDGVQYEIDLSNKNAGKLRDLFAPYVAAGSKVGRGGVVVGGRAARGRGGATADREQNKAIRAWAKKEGKDISDRGRIPQEIVDEYHAKAGR from the coding sequence GTGGCCAAGCAGATCATTCACAAGCTGGTCGATGACCTGGACGGCGGAGACGCGGACGAGACGGTCAAGTTCTCGCTCGACGGCGTGCAGTACGAGATCGACCTGTCGAACAAGAACGCCGGCAAATTGCGGGACCTATTCGCCCCGTACGTCGCGGCCGGCTCGAAGGTGGGCCGGGGCGGCGTGGTGGTCGGCGGTCGTGCCGCACGGGGGCGGGGTGGCGCCACCGCCGACCGCGAGCAGAACAAGGCGATCCGGGCCTGGGCCAAGAAGGAAGGCAAGGACATCTCCGACCGCGGGCGCATCCCGCAGGAGATCGTGGACGAGTACCACGCCAAGGCGGGCCGCTAG
- a CDS encoding ATP-dependent Clp protease ATP-binding subunit, with protein sequence MFERFTDRARRVVVLAQEEARMLNHNYIGTEHILLGLIHEGEGVAAKALESLGISLEGVRQQVEEIIGQGQQAPSGHIPFTPRAKKVLELSLREALQLGHNYIGTEHILLGLIREGEGVAAQVLVKLGADLNRVRQQVIQLLSGYQGKEPAAAGTAPGEAAPSTSLVLDQFGRNLTQAAREGKLDPVIGREKEIERVMQVLSRRTKNNPVLIGEPGVGKTAVVEGLSQRIIKGEVPETLKDKQLYTLDLGALVAGSRYRGDFEERLKKVLKEIRTRGDIILFIDEIHTLVGAGAAEGAIDAASILKPMLARGELQTIGATTLDEYRKHLEKDAALERRFQPIQVGEPSLAHTIEILKGLRDRYEAHHRVSITDAALVAAATLADRYISDRFLPDKAIDLIDEAGARMRIRRMTAPPDLRDFDERIAQVRRDKESAIDAQDFERAAQLRDKEKQLLGQKAQREKEWKAGDLDVVSEVDDEQIAEVLANWTGIPVYKLTEEETSRLLRMEDELHKRVVGQEDAVRAVSKAIRRTRAGLKDPKRPSGSFIFAGPSGVGKTELSKALAEFLFGSEDALIQLDMSEFHDRYTVSRLVGAPPGYVGYDEGGQLTEKVRRRPFSVVLFDEIEKAHPDVFNTLLQILEDGRLTDGQGRIVDFKNTVIILTTNLGTRDVAKAVSMGFQASEDSDSNYERMKQKVNDELKQHFRPEFLNRIDDTIVFHQLNQTEILSIVDIMIQRIETQLRNKDMGLELTDNAKKYLAKKGFDPVLGARPLRRTIQRDIEDNLSERILFNELTPGQIVVVDCEGDPDNIDKSKLVFRGADKPVPVPDAVPADLGNTAAAGADE encoded by the coding sequence ATGTTCGAGCGGTTCACCGACCGAGCGCGGCGGGTTGTCGTCCTGGCTCAAGAAGAAGCCCGGATGCTCAACCACAACTACATCGGTACGGAACACATCCTGCTAGGCCTCATCCACGAGGGTGAGGGCGTCGCCGCGAAGGCCCTGGAGAGCCTGGGGATCTCGCTGGAGGGCGTCCGCCAGCAGGTCGAGGAGATCATCGGCCAGGGTCAGCAGGCGCCGAGCGGGCACATCCCGTTCACGCCGCGGGCCAAGAAGGTGCTGGAGCTGTCGCTGCGCGAGGCGTTGCAGCTCGGCCACAACTACATCGGTACGGAGCACATCCTGCTCGGCCTGATCCGTGAGGGCGAGGGCGTCGCCGCCCAGGTGCTGGTGAAGCTCGGCGCCGACCTCAACCGGGTCCGCCAGCAGGTCATCCAGCTCCTCTCCGGCTACCAGGGCAAGGAGCCGGCCGCCGCCGGCACCGCGCCGGGTGAGGCCGCGCCGTCGACCAGCCTCGTGCTGGACCAGTTCGGTCGCAACCTGACCCAGGCCGCCCGGGAGGGCAAGCTCGACCCGGTCATCGGCCGGGAGAAGGAGATCGAGCGGGTGATGCAGGTGCTCTCCCGCCGTACCAAGAACAACCCCGTCCTGATCGGCGAGCCCGGGGTCGGCAAGACCGCGGTCGTCGAGGGGCTGTCCCAACGGATCATCAAGGGCGAGGTGCCGGAGACGCTCAAGGACAAGCAGCTCTACACGCTTGACCTGGGTGCCCTGGTCGCCGGCTCGCGATACCGCGGTGACTTCGAGGAGCGCCTGAAGAAGGTGCTCAAGGAGATCCGCACCCGCGGCGACATCATCCTGTTCATCGACGAGATCCACACCCTGGTGGGTGCGGGTGCCGCCGAGGGCGCGATCGACGCGGCGAGCATCCTCAAGCCGATGCTGGCCCGTGGCGAGCTGCAGACCATCGGCGCGACGACGCTGGACGAATACCGCAAGCACCTGGAGAAGGACGCCGCCCTGGAGCGGCGGTTCCAGCCGATCCAGGTGGGTGAGCCGTCGCTGGCGCACACCATCGAGATCCTCAAGGGCCTGCGGGACCGCTACGAGGCGCACCACCGGGTGAGCATCACCGACGCCGCGCTGGTCGCGGCGGCGACGCTCGCCGACCGCTACATCTCCGACCGGTTCCTGCCGGACAAGGCGATCGACCTGATCGACGAGGCCGGTGCCCGGATGCGGATCCGCCGGATGACCGCGCCGCCGGACCTGCGCGACTTCGACGAGCGCATCGCCCAGGTGCGCCGCGACAAGGAGTCCGCGATCGACGCGCAGGACTTCGAGCGGGCCGCCCAGCTCCGCGACAAGGAGAAGCAGCTCCTCGGCCAGAAGGCGCAGCGGGAGAAGGAGTGGAAGGCCGGCGACCTCGACGTGGTCAGTGAGGTCGACGACGAGCAGATCGCCGAGGTGCTGGCGAACTGGACCGGCATCCCGGTCTACAAGCTCACCGAGGAGGAGACCTCCCGGCTGCTCCGCATGGAGGACGAGCTGCACAAGCGGGTCGTCGGCCAGGAGGACGCGGTCCGCGCGGTTTCGAAGGCCATCCGGCGTACCCGGGCCGGCCTGAAGGACCCGAAGCGGCCGTCCGGCTCGTTCATCTTCGCCGGCCCGTCCGGCGTCGGTAAGACCGAGCTCTCCAAGGCGCTCGCCGAGTTCCTCTTCGGCAGCGAGGACGCGCTGATCCAGCTCGACATGTCCGAGTTCCACGACCGGTACACCGTGTCGCGGCTGGTCGGGGCGCCCCCCGGCTACGTCGGCTACGACGAGGGTGGCCAGCTCACCGAGAAGGTGCGCCGCCGGCCGTTCTCGGTGGTCCTCTTCGACGAGATCGAGAAGGCCCACCCGGACGTCTTCAACACCCTGCTCCAGATCCTGGAGGACGGGCGGTTGACCGACGGCCAGGGCCGGATCGTGGACTTCAAGAACACGGTCATCATCCTGACCACCAACCTGGGCACCAGGGACGTGGCCAAGGCGGTCTCGATGGGCTTCCAGGCCTCCGAGGACTCCGACTCGAACTACGAGCGGATGAAGCAGAAGGTCAACGACGAGCTGAAGCAGCACTTCCGGCCGGAGTTCCTCAACCGGATCGACGACACGATCGTGTTCCACCAGCTCAACCAGACCGAGATCCTCTCGATCGTGGACATCATGATCCAGCGGATCGAGACCCAGCTCCGCAACAAGGACATGGGCCTCGAGCTGACCGACAACGCCAAGAAGTACCTGGCGAAGAAGGGCTTCGACCCGGTGCTGGGCGCCCGGCCGCTGCGGCGGACGATCCAGCGCGACATCGAGGACAACCTGTCGGAGCGGATCCTGTTCAACGAGTTGACCCCGGGGCAGATCGTCGTCGTGGACTGCGAGGGCGACCCGGACAACATCGACAAGTCCAAGCTGGTCTTCCGCGGCGCGGACAAGCCGGTCCCGGTGCCCGACGCGGTGCCGGCCGACCTTGGCAACACCGCCGCGGCCGGCGCGGACGAGTAA
- a CDS encoding A/G-specific adenine glycosylase, producing the protein MSTTTSELAADAIRWYDENARDLPWREPGIGAWPILVSEVMLQQTPVVRVLPAWRAWLARWPRPADLAADTPAEAIRMWGRLGYPRRALRLHECAVAVLARHGGEVPTGLDELLALPGVGAYTARAVAAFAYGQRHPVVDTNVRRLVARAVAGEPDAGPATRPADLVATEALLPVAPDRAARASAAFMELGALVCTARAPRCVDCPLAYRCAWLASGRTAPAGPTRRPQRYAGTDRQVRGRLLAVLREATGPVPRARLDLVWSDDLQRSRALAGLIEDGLVEMRDDTCVLAGEGGTDG; encoded by the coding sequence ATGTCGACGACAACTTCGGAACTCGCCGCCGACGCCATCCGGTGGTACGACGAGAACGCCCGCGACCTGCCGTGGCGGGAGCCCGGCATCGGGGCGTGGCCGATCCTGGTCAGCGAGGTCATGCTGCAACAGACCCCGGTGGTCCGGGTACTCCCCGCCTGGCGGGCCTGGCTCGCCCGGTGGCCCCGGCCGGCGGACCTGGCCGCGGACACCCCGGCCGAGGCGATCCGGATGTGGGGGCGGCTCGGCTATCCCCGCCGGGCGCTGCGGCTGCACGAGTGCGCGGTCGCCGTGCTGGCGCGGCACGGCGGCGAGGTGCCGACCGGACTGGACGAGTTGCTGGCGCTGCCCGGCGTCGGTGCCTACACGGCCCGGGCGGTGGCGGCGTTCGCGTACGGGCAGCGGCACCCGGTGGTGGACACCAACGTACGCCGGCTGGTGGCCCGGGCCGTCGCCGGAGAACCTGACGCGGGTCCGGCGACCCGTCCCGCCGACCTGGTCGCCACCGAGGCGCTGCTGCCGGTGGCGCCGGACCGGGCCGCCCGGGCCAGCGCCGCGTTCATGGAGCTGGGCGCGTTGGTCTGCACCGCCCGGGCGCCCCGCTGTGTCGACTGTCCGCTGGCGTACCGGTGCGCCTGGCTGGCGTCCGGGCGTACCGCGCCGGCCGGCCCGACCCGCCGGCCCCAGCGGTACGCCGGCACCGACCGGCAGGTCCGGGGCAGGCTGCTGGCCGTACTCCGGGAGGCGACCGGCCCGGTGCCCCGGGCCCGGCTGGACCTGGTCTGGTCCGACGACCTGCAACGGTCCCGGGCACTCGCCGGGCTGATCGAGGACGGCCTGGTCGAGATGCGCGACGACACGTGTGTGCTGGCCGGCGAGGGCGGCACCGACGGATAG
- a CDS encoding glycine cleavage system protein R gives MNELAITVIGPDRPGIVADVTEALAQVGANLTDSTMTRLRGHFAMTLICVGPSGAEAEAALTPVVADGPLVATVRQVGAEASSTPFGEPYLMAVHGADRLGIVAALTRVLAEAGGNVTDLTTRLTGPLYVLLAEVELRPDTADAVAARLAEVAAGLDVEVTLRRADSDLL, from the coding sequence ATGAACGAGCTCGCGATCACCGTCATCGGTCCGGACCGGCCCGGCATCGTGGCCGACGTGACGGAGGCGCTCGCCCAGGTCGGGGCCAACCTGACCGACTCGACCATGACCCGGCTGCGTGGGCACTTCGCGATGACGCTGATCTGCGTCGGCCCGTCCGGTGCCGAGGCGGAGGCGGCGCTGACCCCGGTCGTCGCGGACGGCCCGCTGGTGGCGACGGTCCGCCAGGTCGGTGCCGAGGCGTCGAGTACCCCGTTCGGCGAGCCGTACCTGATGGCGGTGCACGGGGCCGACCGGCTCGGCATCGTCGCCGCGCTGACCCGGGTACTCGCCGAGGCCGGCGGCAACGTCACCGACCTGACCACCCGGCTGACCGGCCCGCTCTACGTCCTCCTCGCCGAGGTGGAGCTGCGGCCGGACACGGCCGACGCGGTCGCCGCCCGGCTGGCCGAGGTGGCCGCCGGACTGGACGTGGAGGTAACCCTGCGGCGTGCCGACTCGGATCTGCTGTGA